CCCGGCCAACTGCGTGGGATCGGTCAGCTCGGATTCACGGCGGACGTAGAACGCCGAATGCCTGAAGGCGCGGTTGGGGAAAACGGGGATGGCGACCATCGAGCGATCGTCCTGGGACAGTAGCGAGACATACTTGCCCAAGGACATCTCGGAGACGTCCCACTCGCGAAACTTGGTGAACCGGTAATGCATTTCCTCGATGGGCAGGCTGAGATGATTGAGCTCGAT
This is a stretch of genomic DNA from bacterium. It encodes these proteins:
- a CDS encoding 4,5-dihydroxyphthalate decarboxylase, with protein sequence MSRLQLTLAISEYDHTRDVCSGAVSVEGIELNHLSLPIEEMHYRFTKFREWDVSEMSLGKYVSLLSQDDRSMVAIPVFPNRAFRHSAFYVRRESELTDPTQLAGKRVGVPEWAQTAGIYARGVLMHQYGVPLSAIDWWQAGVNQPGRIEKV